Proteins co-encoded in one Bacillus paramycoides genomic window:
- a CDS encoding GRP family sugar transporter, with protein MDILLALLPAIAWGNILLVSVKMGGGAYSQTVGMTIGALFFATIMYVFTQPALTMTVLIVGFISGLFWALGQVNQLKTVEKLGVSTTVTISTGMQLVATSIFGVIAFREWTTTTTIILGTIAILLIVVGVVFTSLDDKENAQPPGQLKKGLLTLIVSTFGYLVYVIIIRWYNIDGWSAILPQAVGMFVGAVVLTSKHKPFNKYAIRNALSGLLWGTGNLFLLLSLPRVGVATSFPLSQTGIVISTFGAIVFLGEKKTKRQLIFIALGSVLIIGGAVLLGMTKA; from the coding sequence ATGGACATTTTATTAGCGCTTCTTCCTGCAATTGCATGGGGAAACATCTTATTAGTAAGCGTAAAAATGGGCGGTGGTGCATATAGCCAAACGGTAGGTATGACAATCGGTGCTCTATTCTTCGCAACAATTATGTATGTATTTACTCAACCAGCTTTAACAATGACAGTCTTAATTGTTGGTTTTATTTCAGGTTTATTCTGGGCATTAGGACAAGTAAACCAATTAAAAACAGTTGAAAAACTAGGTGTTTCAACTACTGTAACGATTTCTACTGGTATGCAACTTGTTGCAACTTCTATCTTTGGGGTTATCGCTTTCCGTGAGTGGACTACAACAACAACGATTATTCTGGGAACGATTGCAATCCTATTAATCGTAGTTGGTGTTGTATTCACATCACTAGATGACAAAGAAAATGCACAGCCACCAGGACAATTGAAAAAAGGACTTCTTACTTTAATTGTTTCTACTTTCGGCTACCTTGTATATGTAATTATTATTCGTTGGTATAATATCGATGGTTGGTCTGCTATTTTACCACAAGCAGTTGGTATGTTTGTTGGTGCGGTTGTATTGACATCTAAACATAAACCATTTAACAAATATGCAATCCGTAATGCTTTATCTGGTTTACTATGGGGAACTGGAAACTTATTCTTACTTCTTTCATTACCACGTGTCGGAGTAGCAACAAGCTTCCCATTATCTCAAACTGGAATCGTTATCTCAACATTCGGTGCGATTGTCTTCTTAGGTGAAAAG